The window CGGAGCAAACGGTCGAGAACCAGCGCAATGACCTCCGTGCGTACTGCGCCGCTCGTGGATGGAACAACGTGATCGAGTACAGCGACACGGCCTCGGGTACCCGCGAACGCCGGCCTGGCCTGGACCACCTCATGAGCGAGGTGAAGTCCCGCCGCGTCGATGTCGTGGTCGTCGCGGCGTTCGACCGCCTCGGACGATCCGTGCGGCACCTGGTCGAGACGTTGGAACTCCTTCGTCACCTTGATGTCGAGTTCATCAGTCTGCGCGAGCAGATCGACACGGGGTCGCCGTTGGGCCAGGCGGTGTTCACGATCATCGCGGCTATCGCGCAGTTGGAGCGGTCGCTCATCGTGGAGCGCGTGAAGGCCGGTCTTCGTCGTGCTCGGGCCGAGGGTAAGCGCCTGGGCCGGCCTCGGCTCCGCGTGGATCACCGCCGTCTGGAGAGCGTCGCTGCACGCAAGCTGCCCGTTCGCCTCGCTGCTCGCGAGCTTGGCGTCAGCCCGTCGTCGTACCTGCGCCTGGTCCGCGCCCAGGTAGCATCATCGTCGGAGCCCAGGAGCGCCAGCTGTGTCTGAGCGAAGGTGGCAACTGTTCGCCGTGCGGTGCGCGACCTGTGAGAAGCTGCTCATGACGGCGCTGCTCATCGGCGCTGCCGAGATCAAGCAGTTCGAAGACCATCTGCGCTCGTGTTGGCAGCGCGACCCGCTCCCGGATAACCCGACGATGGGCGAGGTCATGCGCCGGCTTCGAGTCGCGGTGGTGGACCAGGCGTAGAGAGAGCATCTCGCCTAATGGCCGATTACCCCCGCTTCACCGACCTGTAAGCCTCCCGAGGGTCGAGAGCATCACGCTCCATGATGTACCCGGGGAGGAGCATCAGACCGAGGTGGTGAAAGGAGAAGCGAAGCGCGTATGAGCACGACGTTCCAGACCAGCCCCAAGTGGCTCTGGACGAGCGAAAGTGTCACCGAGGGGCACCCCGACAAAGTCTGTGACCTGATCGCGGACGCGGTCCTCGATTGGTGTCTGGCGCAAACCCCGAACGCCCGCGTCGCCTGC of the Deltaproteobacteria bacterium genome contains:
- a CDS encoding recombinase family protein — encoded protein: MKRVGCYLRVSTSEQTVENQRNDLRAYCAARGWNNVIEYSDTASGTRERRPGLDHLMSEVKSRRVDVVVVAAFDRLGRSVRHLVETLELLRHLDVEFISLREQIDTGSPLGQAVFTIIAAIAQLERSLIVERVKAGLRRARAEGKRLGRPRLRVDHRRLESVAARKLPVRLAARELGVSPSSYLRLVRAQVASSSEPRSASCV